In Oncorhynchus clarkii lewisi isolate Uvic-CL-2024 chromosome 2, UVic_Ocla_1.0, whole genome shotgun sequence, one DNA window encodes the following:
- the LOC139372220 gene encoding uncharacterized protein encodes MERSPVNSVEVSPESNGDSVSLCHNEEENRNQPAHGGPQVQLCRFYSQGRHCNFGRKCRFLHQRGDYTTLTQGKVDNWTKQRSEQENQRGTGPHSHPGITLPNPVVDSHGDVGHRLPSKPRAAPTRVERANNRRPCRYFLSGCCTMEDRCHYWHPPQFPLVDDQPVGDGGRPRVPNAPPPSALQVVKLSDLTDNITKQLRDTEIKQLIKRFPKEQLIVQERSDGQVTFYRATVQPTDPDWPFDLKDVDIMVSFPEKYPQEVFTLDIPLDQDLPSVMGRYVEQASLEWLQAKHATNQLMGKVELLFRPFLRWLDRSMERLFTEGARQLKKDMEIAKAGIQFVPYQQLQATVCKEPAADDMPDPVLHTATDEESRGGEDEEWKKLLYPGCDDDDGGVSDEEDQGKVENIKLSEPRSGTEVKLLGLRLGEGTATVVATQVTVCLQCSRCKVTADLTLNGRNPCTAQCEKCNAGISAAFRPSMLHHYSDVLGYLDLGTAAPVDLVLQDCDLVIVCLNCSKEGPVKNLLYGQSKEFNCQHCHSKLSILVDSTRFQYIPPRKEKTGHSDSSLTYRRNIRDPAIQMGKPLPEKGSCKHYKQSHRWLRFSCCGRAYPCDVCHDEDQDHPMELATRMICGHCCKEQPYSNGKPCVSCGGMMTRGAYTSHWEGGLGCRSKVKMSRNDKHKYANTNKTISRKAASEKK; translated from the exons GTATCACCAGAGAGCAATGGggattctgtctctctgtgtcacaaTGAGGAAGAGAACAGGAATCAACCAGCACATGGTGGCCCTCAAGTCCAGCTGTGTCGTTTCTACTCACAGGGACGGCACTGTAACTTTGGGAGGAAGTGCCGCTTCCTCCATCAAAGAGGAGATTACACCACCCTCACCCAGGGGAAGGTAGATAACTGGACAAAGCAAAGGTCAGAACAGGAGAACCAAAGAGGGACAGGTCCTCACAGCCACCCTGGAATCACACTGCCGAATCCAGTGGTTGACAGCCATGGAGATGTAGGCCACAGGCTGCCCTCCAAACCAAGGGCTGCTCCAACCAGAGTTGAGAGGGCCAACAATCGCCGGCCCTGTCGCTATTTTCTGTCTGGGTGCTGCACCATGGAAGATAGATGTCACTACTGGCACCCACCACAGTTTCCCCTAGTTGACGACCAGCCTGTAGGAGACGGAGGCAGGCCCAGGGTGCCCAATGCCCCCCCTCCCAGTGCCCTTCAGGTGGTCAAACTGAGTGACCTGACTGACAATATCACCAAACAGCTACGGGACACTGAGATCAAGCAGCTGATAAAGCGTTTTCCTAAAGAACAGCTTATTGTGCAGGAACGGAGTGACGGCCAAGTCACCTTCTACCGAGCCACAGTACAGCCCACTGATCCAGACTGG CCTTTTGACTTGAAAGACGTTGACATAATGGTGAGCTTTCCGGAAAAGTACCCACAAGAG GTATTTACATTAGATATACCACTGGACCAGGACTTGCCATCAGTTATGGGAAG GTATGTTGAACAAGCTTCACTGGAATGGCTACAGGCTAAACATGCCACCAATCAGCTGATGGGTAAGGTGGAGCTGCTCTTCCGGCCCTTCCTTCGCTGGTTGGATCGCAGCATGGAAAGACTGTTCACTGAGGGAGCCAGGCAG CTGAAAAAAGACATGGAGATAGCAAAGGCCGGAATTCAGTTTGTGCCATACCAGCAGCTCCAGGCAACCGTGTGCAAAGAGCCTGCCGCTGATGACATGCCTGACCCTGTCCTCCACACTGCAACTgatgaggagagcagaggaggagaagatgaggagTGGAAAAAACTATTGTACCCTggctgtgatgatgatgatggtggtgttagTGATGAAGAGGACCAGGGGAAGGTGGAGAATATTAAGCTCAGTGAGCCCCGCAGTGGAACAGAGGTGAAGCTGCTGGGCCTGAGGCTGGGAGAGGGCACGGCGACCGTGGTCGCCACACAGGTCACTGTGTGTCTGCAGTGCAGCAG GTGTAAGGTGACAGCAGACCTGACTCTAAATGGCAGGAACCCCTGCACGGCCCAGTGTGAGAAGTGTAACGCAGGGATCAGTGCTGCTTTCAGACCCAGCATGCTGCACCACTACAGTGACGTCCTGGGCTATCTGGACCTGGGCACTGCTGCTCCTGTGGACCTGGTCCTGCAGGACTGTGATTTGGTCATTGTCTGCCTCAACTGCTCCAAAGAGGGACCTGTGAAG AACCTTTTGTATGGCCAGAGCAAGGAGTTCAACTGTCAGCACTGTCACAGCAAACTCAGCATCCTGGTTGACAGCACACGATTCCAGTACATTCCGCCACGCAAAGAGAAAACCG GGCACAGTGACTCTTCACTGACCTATCGGCGTAACATAAGAGACCCTGCCATACAGATGGGGAAACCACTACCTGAGAAGGGATCCTGCAAACACTACAAACAGAGTCATCGCTGGCTCAG GTTCTCATGCTGTGGCCGGGCCTACCCCTGTGACGTGTGTCATGACGAGGACCAGGACCACCCCATGGAGCTGGCCACCAGGATGATCTGTGGTCACTGCTGTAAAGAGCAG CCGTACAGCAATGGGAAGCCCTGTGTCAGCTGTGGAGGCATGATGACGAGAGGAGCCTACACCAGTCACTGGGAGGGAGGACTGGGCTGCAGGAGCAAAGTCAAAATGAGCAG AAATGATAAACACAAGTATGCcaacacaaacaaaacaattTCACGGAAAGCAGCCAGCGAAAAGAAATAA